The following are encoded together in the Arcticibacterium luteifluviistationis genome:
- a CDS encoding YqaA family protein, producing the protein MTGNTYYNNLLKRLGLLNRYYKITRFYTFLKDTAFKAGMVVIVFVLLLLGLEYFVLDINSLLNSLVETYSPQVIFTFFLISETILGIVPPEIFIAWASKSPTPWLFLFILATLSYIGGIISYLIGSRLFLITSVKNHIENKIAVHIVNLRKWGSIFVVLGAISPIPHSIVSLACGLIKYSFKQYLLWALFRYLRFIIYAFVIFQVFAE; encoded by the coding sequence ATGACAGGAAACACATATTATAATAACTTACTTAAACGATTAGGATTACTAAATCGCTATTACAAAATAACACGTTTCTATACCTTCTTAAAAGACACGGCTTTTAAAGCGGGTATGGTTGTGATTGTTTTCGTTTTGCTTTTACTGGGTCTTGAATATTTTGTTTTAGACATAAACTCACTGCTTAATAGTTTGGTGGAAACATATTCACCACAAGTGATATTTACGTTTTTTCTGATTTCAGAAACGATTTTAGGTATTGTACCACCCGAAATATTTATTGCTTGGGCATCAAAATCGCCTACGCCTTGGTTATTCTTATTTATACTGGCTACACTTTCCTATATCGGTGGAATCATTTCATACTTAATTGGAAGTCGTCTATTTTTAATCACCAGCGTTAAGAATCACATAGAGAATAAGATTGCTGTTCATATTGTGAATCTGCGTAAATGGGGAAGTATTTTTGTTGTTTTAGGGGCCATATCACCAATTCCACACTCCATAGTAAGTTTAGCGTGTGGCTTGATTAAATACAGTTTCAAGCAATATTTGCTATGGGCACTTTTTAGGTATTTACGCTTTATTATATATGCCTTCGTTATTTTTCAAGTGTTTGCGGAATAA
- a CDS encoding NADP-dependent malic enzyme, with product MDKNQNLNKEALLYHSKGRPGKIEVIPTKEYANQRDLSLAYSPGVAVPCLAIAENKDDVYKYTAKGNLVAVISNGTAVLGLGDIGPEASKPVMEGKGLLFKIYADIDVFDIELNTTDVDEFVRTVKIMEPTFGGVNLEDISAPACFEIEERLKKELNIPVMHDDQHGTAIISAAALINALDIVGKDISKIKIIVNGAGASAISCSKLYVSLGAKKENVFMFDSKGLIHPDRDNLSGKKADFTNGHLPAETTLSQAINGADVFIGLSKGGTLKKEMVKSMAKDCIVFALANPDPEITYEDATSVREDIIMATGRSDYPNQVNNVLGFPYIFRGALDVKASEINEAMKLAAVHALADLAKKQVPEMVNLAYGTDNLTFGKNYIIPKPVDPRLLTSVAPAVAKAAMDSGVARSNITDWNAYELELSKRLGQDNSLLKIIHNKAKQNPKRVVFADAENLNVLKAAQEVLNERLAIPILLGNKNTINEIIESNSLDLEGVKILDPSQADPETLNEYGNQFYELRKRKGFTHDEAHGIMKRRSYFGAMMVKNGAADAMIGGQTRNYPETIRPAIQIIGKRAGLRKVSGMYILMSRFGPLFLADTTINFDPSVEELVEIAELAAEEVRKFNIIPRIAFLTYSNFGSVAEGPAPMRMRAAVAELKKKYPDWIVDGEMQAHLAFDNELLKTNHPFSDLADGRANTFIFPNLSAANIAYNMVKEIADIEKIGPIVMGLKKPVKILQMGASVREIVNMVSLAVVDAQRGE from the coding sequence ATGGACAAAAATCAGAACCTAAATAAAGAAGCACTTTTATATCACTCAAAAGGCAGACCGGGAAAAATTGAAGTAATCCCAACCAAAGAATACGCTAATCAGAGAGACCTTTCTCTCGCCTACTCTCCAGGGGTTGCGGTTCCATGTCTCGCTATTGCAGAAAATAAAGACGACGTTTATAAATATACTGCCAAAGGAAACTTGGTGGCGGTAATAAGTAACGGAACAGCCGTTTTAGGCTTAGGCGATATTGGCCCAGAAGCCAGTAAACCTGTAATGGAAGGTAAAGGCCTCCTATTTAAAATTTACGCTGATATCGATGTTTTTGACATTGAATTAAACACTACTGATGTTGACGAGTTTGTCAGAACCGTCAAAATAATGGAACCCACTTTTGGAGGTGTCAATTTAGAAGACATTTCTGCTCCAGCCTGTTTCGAAATAGAAGAAAGACTTAAAAAGGAATTAAATATTCCTGTAATGCATGACGATCAGCATGGAACCGCCATTATATCTGCTGCTGCTTTGATAAATGCCTTAGATATAGTTGGTAAAGACATTTCAAAAATAAAAATCATTGTAAACGGAGCTGGTGCTTCTGCCATTTCATGTAGTAAACTATACGTCTCTTTGGGAGCTAAAAAAGAGAATGTATTTATGTTTGACAGCAAAGGACTTATTCACCCAGACAGAGATAACTTATCTGGAAAAAAGGCCGACTTCACTAACGGCCATCTGCCTGCAGAAACAACCTTAAGTCAAGCTATAAATGGTGCCGACGTATTTATCGGACTATCTAAAGGCGGTACATTAAAAAAGGAAATGGTTAAAAGTATGGCAAAGGATTGCATCGTTTTTGCCTTGGCAAACCCTGACCCTGAAATCACCTATGAAGATGCCACTAGTGTTAGAGAAGACATCATTATGGCCACAGGAAGGTCAGATTATCCTAACCAAGTTAATAACGTTTTAGGCTTCCCATATATCTTTAGAGGAGCTTTAGACGTGAAAGCAAGCGAAATAAATGAGGCCATGAAACTGGCTGCGGTACACGCTTTGGCAGATTTGGCAAAGAAGCAAGTGCCTGAAATGGTAAATTTAGCCTACGGGACAGACAACCTTACTTTTGGAAAAAATTACATTATTCCAAAACCAGTAGACCCGCGTTTACTTACTTCGGTAGCTCCTGCAGTAGCAAAAGCTGCCATGGATTCTGGTGTGGCCAGAAGTAACATTACAGACTGGAATGCTTATGAGTTAGAACTTTCTAAAAGACTTGGTCAAGACAACAGTCTTTTAAAAATCATTCATAATAAAGCAAAACAGAATCCGAAAAGAGTAGTTTTTGCAGATGCTGAAAACCTTAATGTATTAAAAGCCGCTCAAGAAGTCTTAAACGAAAGACTAGCTATTCCAATTCTTCTTGGAAACAAAAATACCATTAACGAAATCATAGAAAGCAATAGCTTAGATTTAGAAGGTGTTAAAATATTAGACCCTTCTCAAGCTGATCCTGAAACATTAAATGAATACGGAAACCAGTTTTACGAGCTAAGAAAAAGAAAAGGTTTCACACATGACGAAGCTCACGGAATCATGAAACGTCGTAGCTATTTTGGAGCTATGATGGTAAAAAATGGTGCTGCAGATGCTATGATAGGTGGTCAAACTAGAAATTATCCTGAAACTATCAGACCGGCCATTCAAATAATTGGGAAGCGTGCAGGTCTTAGAAAAGTTTCTGGTATGTATATTTTAATGAGTCGTTTTGGCCCATTATTCTTAGCAGACACCACCATCAATTTTGACCCATCGGTAGAAGAATTGGTAGAAATAGCAGAATTAGCTGCCGAAGAGGTACGCAAATTTAATATTATACCAAGAATAGCCTTCTTAACTTATTCTAACTTCGGTTCAGTGGCAGAAGGTCCTGCTCCAATGCGAATGAGAGCTGCTGTAGCAGAGCTTAAGAAAAAATATCCTGACTGGATAGTAGATGGTGAAATGCAAGCTCACTTGGCTTTCGATAACGAACTACTTAAAACCAATCACCCATTCAGTGATTTGGCGGATGGCAGAGCCAATACCTTTATATTCCCCAACCTTTCTGCTGCCAATATTGCCTACAATATGGTAAAAGAAATTGCGGATATTGAGAAAATAGGGCCGATAGTCATGGGACTAAAAAAACCAGTTAAAATATTACAAATGGGTGCAAGCGTAAGAGAAATTGTAAATATGGTTTCTTTAGCTGTGGTAGACGCTCAAAGAGGTGAATAA
- a CDS encoding glycosyltransferase family 2 protein has protein sequence MAKVSIITITYNAEKVLERTIKSVVSQAFRDFEYIIVDGDSKDGTKAICEQYSQHIDIFSSEKDDGIYDAMNKGLRLANGDFVWFMNAGDEIATSKTLSNIFSKVSAKTDLVYGDALFVNDDGVARGLRSVLTPHKLKADINWRDLRFGMLVCHQSLLVHRSIAPTYIIDNFSADVDWEIKSFKASTNQVFLEEPLANFLEGGVSNQQLEKSLKDRFIVLKNHFGLIPTLFNHLIILVRGLKKIWTSKGKYW, from the coding sequence ATGGCAAAGGTTTCCATCATTACTATTACTTATAATGCAGAAAAGGTATTAGAACGAACCATCAAAAGTGTGGTGAGTCAAGCCTTTCGAGATTTTGAGTACATCATAGTAGATGGCGACTCTAAAGACGGAACCAAAGCTATTTGCGAGCAATACTCGCAGCACATTGACATATTCTCTTCAGAAAAAGATGATGGCATTTATGATGCTATGAACAAAGGCCTCCGTTTAGCCAACGGAGACTTTGTTTGGTTTATGAACGCTGGTGATGAAATAGCTACCAGTAAAACTTTGTCAAATATCTTTTCAAAAGTCTCTGCCAAAACAGACTTAGTCTATGGAGATGCTCTTTTTGTAAATGACGATGGTGTAGCAAGAGGTTTACGCTCAGTACTTACGCCACATAAACTAAAAGCTGATATAAACTGGAGAGATTTACGTTTTGGTATGTTAGTGTGCCATCAGTCATTGTTGGTGCACAGGAGCATTGCTCCTACCTACATTATAGATAATTTCAGTGCCGATGTGGATTGGGAAATCAAAAGCTTTAAGGCTTCTACAAATCAAGTGTTTTTAGAAGAGCCTTTGGCAAATTTCTTAGAAGGCGGTGTTTCAAATCAACAACTTGAGAAATCTTTAAAAGACAGATTTATCGTACTGAAAAATCATTTCGGGTTAATTCCTACCCTATTTAATCACTTAATAATTCTGGTAAGAGGTCTTAAGAAAATATGGACCAGTAAGGGCAAGTATTGGTAA
- the bshB1 gene encoding bacillithiol biosynthesis deacetylase BshB1 encodes MKLDILVMAVHPDDAELGCSGTIAKHISMGYKVGIVDFTRGELGTRGSAEIRDEEAAASAKVMGLSARENLRFRDGFFKNDEEHQMKLMQVIRKYQPEIVLANGITDRHPDHGRSSALAVDACFYAGLRMVPTYNEDGSAQKEWRPKHLYHYIQDKYIEPDFVIDITDFWDIKDKAIRAFGSQFFDPNSADPQSYISSPDFLDFIEARNREMGHKIGVKYGEGFTSYQTQGVSDLMKLS; translated from the coding sequence GTGAAATTAGATATTTTGGTGATGGCCGTTCACCCAGATGATGCTGAATTAGGCTGTAGTGGCACCATCGCGAAGCACATTTCTATGGGCTACAAAGTCGGTATTGTTGATTTTACTCGTGGCGAACTTGGTACTAGAGGTTCTGCTGAAATTAGGGATGAAGAAGCTGCGGCATCAGCCAAAGTGATGGGGCTTTCAGCCAGAGAAAACTTACGCTTTAGAGATGGTTTCTTTAAGAATGACGAAGAGCATCAAATGAAACTGATGCAAGTTATTCGTAAGTATCAACCAGAAATAGTATTGGCAAATGGCATTACAGACAGGCACCCAGACCATGGTAGGTCTTCTGCTTTGGCAGTAGATGCTTGTTTTTATGCAGGACTAAGAATGGTGCCGACTTATAATGAAGATGGCTCTGCACAAAAGGAATGGCGTCCAAAGCATCTTTACCATTACATACAAGATAAGTATATTGAACCTGATTTTGTGATTGACATTACAGACTTTTGGGACATAAAAGATAAGGCAATTAGAGCTTTTGGAAGTCAATTTTTTGACCCAAATAGTGCTGACCCACAAAGCTATATATCTTCTCCTGATTTTTTAGATTTCATAGAAGCACGAAATAGAGAAATGGGGCACAAAATAGGAGTGAAGTATGGAGAAGGTTTTACTTCGTATCAAACGCAAGGTGTTTCTGACCTGATGAAGTTGTCTTAA
- a CDS encoding M23 family metallopeptidase → MFRSFLVLVLLFSVQASFAQRERGKVIKAPKIFQKKTETTETPSNEPDSQNLNNTFQDEVDFQFEEEPKLRFSNSFEKKTTEYKAPSNYPGSESLGAGMVEIEPLKKLNSNIHEDTSSIDEGELMIVEIEDGARFPGTDEMVKIASYFSIWDNTYVNPYGINPKDFSDVIPIKLYDLTKGRYWAPPLDKCPVTSHFKYRWGRWHRGTDIDLETGDPVYAAFDGVIRISSYRGALGRAVVIRHYNGLETVYGHMSKLNFPVNTVVKAGDEIGRGGNTGRSSGSHLHFETRYEGTPFDAGNIFDFKRDDTQIRMQEFLMTSKMYNYLRGGSPRVALGDVDASQHEDDLNPTMEVEGDAAADDFEDDFEEEIPAEVVQKVWYRVKPGDNLTKIARNFGVTVSEICSLNKISSYKKLYVGIRLRVK, encoded by the coding sequence ATGTTTAGAAGTTTTTTAGTTTTGGTTCTTCTGTTTTCTGTGCAAGCATCTTTTGCTCAGCGAGAGCGTGGAAAAGTAATAAAAGCACCCAAAATATTTCAGAAGAAAACGGAGACAACCGAAACTCCATCAAATGAACCTGATAGCCAGAACCTGAATAATACTTTTCAGGACGAGGTAGATTTTCAATTTGAAGAAGAACCAAAACTAAGATTCTCAAATTCTTTTGAGAAAAAAACAACCGAATATAAAGCCCCTTCTAATTATCCTGGCTCAGAAAGCTTAGGGGCTGGCATGGTGGAAATTGAACCACTAAAAAAGCTTAATAGTAATATTCACGAAGACACCAGTTCTATTGATGAAGGTGAACTGATGATTGTGGAGATTGAAGATGGAGCTAGGTTTCCAGGGACAGATGAAATGGTTAAAATAGCCAGTTATTTTTCCATTTGGGATAATACCTATGTTAATCCTTACGGCATAAATCCAAAAGATTTTAGTGACGTAATTCCTATCAAACTATACGATTTAACGAAAGGAAGGTATTGGGCTCCACCGCTAGATAAATGCCCTGTAACCTCTCATTTTAAGTACAGATGGGGTAGATGGCATAGAGGAACAGATATTGACCTAGAAACAGGAGACCCCGTTTATGCCGCATTTGATGGTGTGATAAGAATCTCCTCTTATAGAGGTGCTTTAGGTAGGGCTGTGGTGATTCGTCATTATAATGGACTTGAGACAGTTTATGGTCACATGTCCAAACTGAATTTCCCTGTTAACACTGTGGTAAAAGCAGGTGATGAAATAGGGAGAGGAGGTAATACAGGAAGAAGCTCAGGTTCTCACCTACACTTTGAAACACGCTATGAAGGTACGCCTTTTGATGCAGGTAATATTTTTGACTTTAAAAGAGACGACACACAGATAAGAATGCAGGAGTTTTTGATGACTTCAAAAATGTATAATTATTTGAGAGGAGGTTCTCCAAGAGTAGCTTTGGGTGATGTGGATGCATCGCAGCATGAAGACGATTTAAATCCAACTATGGAGGTAGAAGGTGATGCTGCTGCAGACGATTTTGAAGATGATTTTGAGGAAGAAATTCCTGCGGAGGTGGTTCAAAAAGTATGGTACAGAGTAAAACCAGGCGATAACTTGACAAAAATTGCACGTAACTTTGGTGTAACAGTTTCAGAAATTTGCAGTTTGAATAAAATAAGCTCCTACAAAAAACTATATGTAGGTATTAGGTTAAGAGTAAAATAA
- the trxB gene encoding thioredoxin-disulfide reductase → MTEENVEVLILGSGPAGYTAAIYAGRAGLKPVMYQGGQPGGQLTITNDVENYPGYPDGVQGPAMMEEFRKQAERFGLDNRYGMATSVDFTTPLAHKVIIDENKVIIAKAVIIATGASAKWLGLESEDRLNGSGVSACAVCDGFFYRGHEVVVVGAGDTACEEAHYLSKLCKKVTMLVRRDEFRASTIMQKRVENTANIEVMFNTSTVEVLGEKEVEGVKVINTITKEESVITATGFFVAIGHKPNTDIFKGWLNLDETGYINAEKGTAKTNIEGVFASGDAMDKIYRQAVTAAGTGCMAALDAERYLSAHE, encoded by the coding sequence ATGACTGAAGAGAACGTAGAAGTTTTGATATTGGGCTCGGGCCCTGCTGGATATACCGCTGCTATTTATGCTGGAAGAGCTGGACTTAAGCCTGTAATGTATCAGGGAGGGCAGCCTGGTGGGCAACTTACCATTACTAACGATGTAGAGAATTATCCAGGCTATCCTGATGGTGTTCAAGGTCCTGCCATGATGGAGGAGTTTAGAAAACAAGCAGAAAGGTTTGGTTTGGATAACCGTTACGGTATGGCTACATCAGTTGATTTCACTACGCCATTGGCTCATAAAGTGATTATTGATGAAAATAAAGTAATTATAGCTAAGGCTGTGATTATAGCTACGGGTGCTTCTGCCAAATGGTTAGGTTTAGAATCTGAGGACAGATTGAACGGAAGTGGCGTTTCTGCCTGTGCTGTTTGTGATGGTTTCTTTTATAGAGGACATGAAGTGGTAGTAGTAGGAGCAGGAGATACAGCCTGTGAAGAAGCTCATTATCTATCTAAGCTTTGTAAGAAAGTAACTATGCTGGTAAGACGTGATGAATTTAGAGCGTCTACTATCATGCAGAAGAGAGTTGAAAACACGGCAAACATTGAAGTAATGTTCAATACGTCTACGGTTGAGGTTCTTGGAGAAAAAGAGGTAGAAGGAGTTAAGGTAATTAATACTATTACTAAGGAAGAATCTGTTATAACTGCAACAGGATTTTTTGTGGCCATTGGTCATAAGCCAAACACTGATATTTTCAAAGGTTGGTTAAATCTGGATGAAACTGGTTATATTAATGCTGAGAAAGGTACAGCTAAAACAAACATTGAAGGGGTTTTTGCCTCTGGAGATGCTATGGATAAGATATATCGTCAAGCTGTAACGGCTGCAGGTACTGGTTGTATGGCCGCATTGGATGCTGAAAGATATTTATCCGCTCACGAATAA
- a CDS encoding pyridoxal phosphate-dependent decarboxylase family protein, translating to MNTYWKKKSQEEIKTRVFDALAQNVNYKEENLLGIPATHLDEKVFNQDASFLKDAPFITSLVQNPNHIGCHTLGKSESAFSGTHEIEKELIEMCSVDILKGEPLQNDGYIASGGTEGNIQAIWIYRNYFMEVENADRDEICLICSEDSHYSMYKAGNLLSIPVYKVPVGENNRQISEEGLTKVLLQAKQDGKKYFIVVCNMMTTMFGSVDEVNDFVKPLEALDCTYKLHVDGAYGGFYYPFSDENSQLTFKNEKITSFSLDAHKMAQAPYGTGVFMIRKGFMKYANTQEASYVEGEDFTLIGSRSGANVIATWMILSKHGPYGWSEKVYILQRRTQWLCGHLADLGIEYYRHPMSNIVTIKNHSIDSEVAKRFGLVPDNHKNPKWLKIVVMEHVTIEKLMLLLDAIKKSQVELVS from the coding sequence ATGAACACTTATTGGAAGAAAAAATCTCAAGAGGAAATTAAAACAAGGGTATTTGATGCTTTAGCACAAAACGTCAATTACAAAGAGGAAAACCTTTTAGGGATTCCTGCTACACATCTTGATGAAAAAGTCTTTAATCAAGACGCTTCATTTCTTAAGGATGCTCCCTTCATAACTAGTTTAGTACAAAACCCCAATCACATAGGCTGCCATACCTTGGGTAAATCAGAATCGGCTTTTTCTGGTACACATGAAATAGAAAAGGAATTGATAGAAATGTGTTCTGTAGATATTCTCAAGGGAGAACCTCTACAGAATGATGGCTATATAGCCTCTGGTGGCACAGAAGGTAATATTCAAGCCATCTGGATTTATCGCAATTACTTTATGGAAGTAGAAAATGCTGATAGAGACGAAATCTGTCTTATTTGTAGTGAAGACAGCCATTATTCCATGTATAAAGCAGGGAACCTTTTGTCAATTCCAGTTTATAAGGTACCTGTAGGTGAAAACAACCGTCAAATTTCGGAAGAAGGTTTGACCAAAGTATTACTACAAGCCAAGCAGGATGGTAAGAAATATTTCATCGTAGTCTGCAATATGATGACAACAATGTTTGGATCGGTAGACGAAGTAAACGATTTTGTTAAACCTTTAGAAGCTTTAGACTGCACCTATAAACTGCACGTAGATGGAGCATATGGCGGCTTCTATTATCCTTTTTCGGATGAGAATAGCCAACTGACTTTTAAAAACGAGAAAATTACCTCGTTCTCATTAGATGCTCATAAGATGGCTCAGGCACCATATGGCACTGGAGTTTTTATGATTCGTAAAGGATTTATGAAGTATGCCAATACCCAAGAAGCCAGTTACGTAGAAGGAGAAGACTTTACACTTATAGGCAGCCGTTCTGGAGCAAATGTAATAGCCACCTGGATGATACTAAGCAAACATGGGCCTTATGGTTGGTCGGAAAAAGTATATATCCTTCAGCGAAGAACGCAATGGCTTTGTGGACATTTGGCGGATTTAGGAATTGAGTATTACCGACACCCAATGTCGAATATTGTGACCATCAAAAATCACAGTATTGACAGTGAGGTAGCCAAACGTTTTGGTCTAGTGCCAGACAATCATAAAAACCCTAAGTGGTTGAAAATAGTTGTGATGGAGCATGTTACCATTGAAAAACTGATGTTATTATTAGATGCCATTAAAAAGTCTCAGGTCGAATTAGTTTCTTGA